From a single Candidatus Methanomethylicota archaeon genomic region:
- a CDS encoding pantoate kinase — translation MNEAESYVPSHITGFFKIHISDNPILTGSTGVGICLSAGLKTFVKIKEGKEKKLFFNDIEIDSEILNTILNKIGINENISIIAKQYSPLPIGYGYGMSGASLFGLTLAINKALGEPLKKDEVGKIAHIIEVERKTGLGDILAQTVGGFVIRTKPGAPNIGEVKNLPYPKEWLVITTPVKKINTSEILKNPRINEIGEECFKEFLKNPIIENFVNISNIFWKNIGLIDEDLIKIMKIYENLGIKYFSFKKGIVYGIIHEEDFQLNNNWTIIEKNGIMLIISRISNRGAF, via the coding sequence ATGAATGAAGCAGAATCATACGTACCTTCTCATATAACTGGTTTTTTTAAAATACATATTTCTGATAATCCAATATTAACTGGTTCAACAGGAGTAGGCATATGTTTAAGTGCTGGATTAAAAACATTTGTTAAAATAAAAGAAGGAAAAGAGAAAAAATTATTTTTTAATGATATTGAAATTGATTCTGAAATCTTAAATACTATATTAAATAAAATAGGAATTAATGAAAATATTTCAATAATAGCTAAGCAATATTCTCCACTACCAATTGGATATGGTTATGGAATGAGTGGAGCTTCTTTATTTGGATTAACTTTAGCAATTAATAAAGCATTAGGAGAACCTCTTAAAAAAGATGAAGTTGGAAAAATTGCACATATAATAGAAGTTGAAAGAAAAACTGGACTTGGAGATATACTAGCTCAAACAGTAGGAGGATTTGTAATTAGAACTAAGCCAGGAGCTCCAAATATTGGAGAAGTTAAAAATCTTCCTTATCCAAAAGAATGGCTCGTTATCACTACTCCAGTTAAAAAAATTAATACTAGTGAAATTTTAAAAAATCCAAGAATTAATGAAATTGGTGAAGAATGCTTTAAAGAATTTTTAAAAAATCCAATAATAGAGAATTTTGTTAATATTTCTAATATTTTTTGGAAAAATATTGGATTAATTGATGAAGATTTAATAAAAATTATGAAAATTTATGAAAATTTAGGTATTAAATATTTTTCATTTAAAAAAGGAATAGTTTATGGTATTATTCATGAAGAAGATTTTCAATTAAATAATAATTGGACTATTATTGAAAAAAATGGGATTATGTTAATAATTTCAAGAATTTCTAATAGAGGTGCATTTTAA
- the coaBC gene encoding bifunctional phosphopantothenoylcysteine decarboxylase/phosphopantothenate--cysteine ligase CoaBC: MFYNSKNVHPSKDIMFKKSRILEGKRIALCTCGSVSIIKSIELSRELMRNGAEVFVVMSYSSQELISPKLFEWATGNPVVTEITGKIEHVLLSKNIDLVIIAPASANTIGKIVAGIGDTPVTLLVLSALGLKIPILIIPTMHDSMYNNPIVLENLKKLNSIGIKVFQPEFIEDKAKFPNIEDIVEEVIAILHKKDLLGKSVLITAGPTRSYIDSIRFITNSSSGKMGYAFAKEAYSRGAQVTLISGPTNIPPPKGIRIINIETTEEMLNAVDKCLSEKKYDIIIMAAAPLDFSIENKYEGKISSNSSINIKLKPFPKIIDLAKKKSKDSFIIGFKAEYGLTKEELITKAKEKLIEYGIDLIVANDLSTPITGFGSDTNEVYVIDKFGSIIHLPLSSKRDIASKILDIYVRGSL, encoded by the coding sequence ATGTTTTATAATTCAAAAAATGTGCATCCATCAAAAGATATAATGTTCAAGAAAAGTAGAATATTAGAAGGAAAAAGAATTGCTTTATGTACTTGTGGAAGTGTAAGTATAATAAAATCAATAGAATTATCACGTGAATTAATGAGAAATGGTGCAGAAGTTTTTGTAGTAATGTCATATTCTTCTCAAGAACTTATTTCTCCAAAATTATTTGAATGGGCTACAGGAAATCCTGTAGTAACAGAAATTACTGGAAAAATTGAACATGTATTATTAAGTAAGAATATAGATTTAGTTATAATAGCACCAGCTAGTGCAAATACAATAGGAAAAATAGTAGCAGGAATTGGAGATACTCCAGTAACTTTACTAGTACTTTCTGCATTAGGATTGAAAATACCAATTTTAATAATTCCAACTATGCATGATTCTATGTATAATAATCCAATAGTATTAGAAAATTTAAAAAAACTTAATTCTATAGGAATAAAAGTTTTTCAACCTGAATTTATTGAAGATAAAGCTAAATTTCCTAATATTGAAGATATTGTTGAAGAAGTTATAGCAATACTTCATAAAAAAGATTTATTGGGAAAATCAGTTTTAATAACTGCTGGACCTACGAGATCTTACATAGACTCTATAAGATTTATAACAAATTCAAGTTCAGGTAAAATGGGTTATGCATTTGCAAAAGAAGCTTATTCAAGAGGAGCTCAAGTAACTCTTATATCAGGACCAACAAATATTCCTCCACCTAAAGGAATAAGAATTATAAATATTGAAACAACTGAAGAAATGCTTAATGCTGTAGATAAATGTCTATCAGAGAAAAAATATGATATTATAATAATGGCTGCTGCTCCACTTGATTTTTCAATAGAAAATAAATATGAAGGAAAAATTTCAAGTAATTCTTCTATAAATATTAAATTAAAACCATTTCCAAAAATAATAGATTTAGCTAAGAAAAAATCAAAAGATTCTTTTATAATTGGATTTAAAGCTGAATATGGTTTAACTAAAGAAGAACTTATTACTAAAGCTAAAGAAAAATTAATTGAATATGGAATAGACTTAATTGTAGCTAATGATTTATCTACACCAATTACAGGATTTGGCTCTGATACTAATGAAGTTTATGTTATTGATAAATTTGGTTCAATAATTCATTTACCACTTTCATCAAAGCGAGACATTGCAAGTAAAATTTTAGATATTTATGTGAGGGGTTCATTATGA
- a CDS encoding CDP-2,3-bis-(O-geranylgeranyl)-sn-glycerol synthase yields MTIYEIINSSLLIIVPIYIANSVPVLVKGKRPIDFKKLFIDGKRIFGDGKTIEGFLSGLIFGTIAGAIVYNIFYGFILSLGALLGDLFGAFIKRRLGLPRGHPFPLLDQLDFVFGALLLFSLFHQIIIEQVLFIILITPPIHLISNFFAYLLKLKPNPW; encoded by the coding sequence TTGACAATATATGAAATAATTAATTCATCATTATTAATAATTGTTCCAATATATATTGCAAATTCTGTACCAGTATTAGTTAAAGGTAAAAGACCTATAGATTTTAAAAAATTATTTATTGATGGAAAGAGAATTTTTGGAGATGGTAAAACTATTGAAGGGTTTTTATCTGGATTAATTTTTGGTACAATAGCTGGAGCTATAGTTTATAATATATTTTATGGATTTATTCTTTCTTTAGGAGCATTATTAGGAGATCTTTTTGGTGCATTTATAAAAAGAAGACTTGGATTACCAAGAGGTCACCCTTTTCCACTTTTAGATCAACTTGATTTTGTTTTTGGAGCATTATTATTATTTTCTTTATTTCATCAAATTATAATTGAACAAGTACTTTTTATAATTTTAATAACTCCTCCAATTCATTTAATTTCAAATTTTTTTGCATATTTACTAAAACTTAAGCCAAATCCATGGTAA
- a CDS encoding ATPase domain-containing protein has protein sequence MYFNNKKLSTGCKELDNIINGGFSAGEVCLIFGERGSGKTTLVFQTIIKAAINGNKSLLIFTEPYVALKRLEEIAKEKWMEINERILISTIKSFQDQELLIDNLELIMEDIKIFAFDSITSYYRLALKERSNENIILNKKLNRELALIKYLTMKRNLFTILTSDITSPPGKLQYQPIAAKILTYWCDKILKIEKLLGNKRIIYLEKPYSNLSCIVRIEEEGIIDNI, from the coding sequence TTGTATTTCAATAATAAAAAATTAAGCACTGGATGTAAAGAATTAGATAATATTATTAATGGAGGTTTTTCTGCAGGTGAAGTATGTTTAATATTTGGAGAAAGAGGAAGTGGAAAAACAACTTTAGTATTTCAAACAATTATAAAAGCTGCAATTAATGGAAATAAGTCATTATTAATATTTACTGAGCCATATGTAGCTTTAAAAAGACTTGAAGAAATAGCAAAGGAAAAATGGATGGAGATAAATGAAAGAATTTTAATATCTACAATTAAGAGTTTTCAAGATCAAGAATTATTAATAGATAATCTTGAATTAATAATGGAAGATATTAAAATTTTTGCTTTTGATTCTATAACTTCATATTATCGTTTAGCTTTAAAAGAAAGAAGTAATGAAAATATAATTTTAAATAAAAAATTAAATAGAGAATTAGCTTTGATAAAGTACTTAACAATGAAGAGGAATTTATTTACTATACTTACTAGTGATATAACTTCTCCACCAGGAAAATTACAATATCAACCAATAGCTGCTAAAATTTTAACATATTGGTGTGATAAAATTTTAAAAATAGAAAAACTTCTTGGTAATAAAAGAATAATTTATTTAGAAAAACCATATTCTAATTTAAGTTGTATAGTAAGAATAGAAGAGGAAGGTATAATTGACAATATATGA
- a CDS encoding UbiD family decarboxylase, with translation MSLREFLKEENDIIIFEEELSPKHEISSIMSKYDGGPILFFKKIKGSSIPIVSGICGNRERILKSINANKYNYYDKIINAINNPLKPKVVNTDFEIEEDDISSLPILTHYEKDAGPYITSGIVIAKSKNGFQNASIHRLLVLDKKHMAIRIVPRHLYAIYQEARERGEDLKVAIVIGVHPAILIGVNTSPKFGVDELWVANSLLKGELKLTECKNSDLLVPADAEIIIEGVIKKDEFVDEGPFVDITGTYDIIRKQPVIEVSKVLRRRDSIYHAILPGGSEHKLLMGMPKEAKMYEAISKIIPEVKGVRLTIGGCCWFHAIISIKKQSEGDGKNAIMAAFGSNPSLKLAIVVDEDIDIDNIHEVEWAIATRFQADEDLIIIKNARGSSLDPSSDQEKLITCKMGIDATIPWNKPREKFEKARC, from the coding sequence TTGAGTTTAAGAGAATTTCTAAAAGAAGAAAATGATATAATAATATTTGAAGAAGAATTATCTCCTAAACATGAAATTTCATCAATTATGAGTAAATATGATGGTGGTCCTATATTATTTTTTAAAAAAATTAAAGGAAGTTCCATTCCTATAGTTTCTGGTATATGTGGAAATAGAGAAAGAATCCTCAAAAGTATAAATGCAAATAAGTACAATTATTATGATAAAATAATAAATGCAATTAATAATCCATTAAAACCAAAAGTAGTAAATACAGATTTTGAAATAGAAGAAGATGATATTTCTTCTCTTCCAATACTTACTCATTATGAAAAAGATGCAGGTCCTTATATAACTTCAGGAATTGTTATTGCTAAAAGTAAAAATGGTTTTCAAAATGCTTCTATACATAGATTATTAGTATTAGATAAAAAACATATGGCAATAAGAATTGTTCCTAGACACTTATATGCTATATATCAAGAAGCAAGAGAAAGAGGAGAAGATCTTAAAGTAGCTATTGTAATTGGAGTTCATCCAGCAATTCTAATTGGTGTAAATACTAGTCCAAAATTTGGTGTAGATGAACTTTGGGTTGCAAATAGTTTATTGAAAGGAGAATTAAAATTAACAGAATGTAAGAATTCAGATTTATTAGTTCCAGCAGATGCAGAAATAATAATAGAAGGTGTAATAAAAAAAGATGAATTTGTAGACGAAGGTCCTTTTGTTGATATTACTGGAACATATGATATTATTAGAAAACAACCTGTAATTGAAGTTTCAAAAGTATTAAGAAGAAGAGATTCTATATATCATGCCATACTTCCAGGAGGAAGTGAACATAAATTATTAATGGGAATGCCAAAAGAAGCAAAAATGTATGAAGCTATATCAAAAATAATACCAGAAGTTAAAGGAGTAAGATTAACAATTGGTGGTTGTTGTTGGTTCCATGCTATCATATCTATAAAGAAACAATCTGAAGGAGATGGAAAAAATGCTATAATGGCTGCTTTTGGCTCAAATCCTAGTTTAAAACTTGCAATTGTTGTTGATGAAGATATAGATATTGATAATATTCATGAAGTTGAATGGGCAATTGCTACAAGATTTCAAGCTGATGAAGATTTAATAATTATAAAAAATGCAAGAGGTTCAAGTTTAGATCCATCTTCAGATCAAGAAAAATTAATTACATGTAAAATGGGAATAGATGCTACAATACCTTGGAATAAACCTAGGGAAAAATTTGAAAAAGCTAGGTGTTAA
- a CDS encoding aconitase X catalytic domain-containing protein — MYLTKEEEKMLNGEYGEAIKKAMELLVGLGEVFGAEKMIPIESAQISGVSYNNIGDAGLEFLEEFAKLGAKVRVKSTLNPCGMDIEKWREMGIDENYYEKQMRIIRAFEKMNVEITCTCTPYLVGNLPKEGSNIAWSESSAVVFANSVLGAKTNREGGPSALASAIVGRTPLYGLHLDENRIPNVIVKLEFKPMTSYEFSLLGYTIGKIIPSEIPYFINIGEPDLDRLKIMGAALAASGGIAIFHFKKRIKKLNKIEKITIDKKELKRIEEEISYNGEPDLFCIGCPHCSPNELKELAKAIKGKKVKKNYGFWIWTSKKVYEKCLKYVKILENAGCKVFRDTCMVVYPLQLSGYNHMACNSFKAIHYVPSTSGVKASPMELHLMLERGIE, encoded by the coding sequence ATGTATTTAACTAAAGAAGAAGAAAAAATGTTAAATGGAGAATATGGAGAAGCAATAAAAAAAGCCATGGAACTTTTAGTTGGTCTTGGAGAAGTATTTGGAGCAGAAAAAATGATACCTATAGAAAGTGCACAAATTTCAGGTGTATCATATAATAATATTGGAGATGCTGGATTAGAATTTCTTGAAGAATTTGCTAAATTAGGAGCAAAAGTTAGAGTTAAATCTACATTAAATCCTTGTGGAATGGATATTGAAAAATGGAGAGAAATGGGAATAGATGAAAATTATTATGAAAAACAAATGAGAATTATTAGAGCATTTGAAAAAATGAATGTGGAAATAACATGTACATGTACTCCATATTTAGTTGGTAATTTACCAAAAGAAGGTTCTAATATTGCTTGGTCTGAATCTTCTGCTGTAGTCTTTGCTAATTCTGTATTAGGTGCTAAGACTAATAGAGAAGGAGGCCCCTCAGCTTTAGCTTCTGCTATAGTTGGAAGAACTCCTCTATATGGATTACATTTAGATGAAAATAGAATTCCAAATGTAATTGTTAAATTAGAATTTAAGCCAATGACTTCTTATGAATTTAGTTTATTAGGATATACTATTGGAAAAATTATACCATCTGAAATACCCTATTTTATAAATATTGGAGAGCCAGATTTAGATAGATTAAAAATCATGGGAGCAGCTTTAGCAGCATCAGGTGGAATAGCAATTTTTCATTTTAAAAAAAGAATTAAAAAATTAAATAAAATTGAGAAAATTACTATAGATAAAAAAGAATTAAAAAGAATAGAAGAAGAGATTTCATATAATGGAGAGCCAGATTTATTTTGCATAGGTTGTCCTCATTGTAGTCCTAATGAATTAAAAGAATTAGCTAAAGCCATTAAAGGAAAAAAAGTTAAAAAGAATTATGGTTTTTGGATATGGACATCAAAGAAAGTTTATGAAAAATGTTTAAAATATGTAAAAATTTTAGAAAATGCAGGTTGTAAAGTATTTAGAGATACTTGTATGGTAGTTTATCCACTTCAATTATCTGGTTATAATCACATGGCATGTAATTCATTTAAAGCTATTCATTATGTACCTTCTACATCTGGAGTTAAAGCTTCTCCAATGGAACTTCATTTAATGCTAGAGAGGGGAATTGAATAA
- a CDS encoding DUF126 domain-containing protein: MMEIILKGRAISKFYGEGFALVSNKPISFFGGIDKNGIIKERNHDLYGMDITGKILVFPRGKGSTVGSYIIYQLKKNGHAPAGIINIETEPIIAIGCIIAEIPLIDKLEVNPITNIKTGDYVIIDGKNGFVKIRR, from the coding sequence ATAATGGAAATTATATTAAAAGGTAGGGCAATATCAAAGTTTTATGGAGAAGGTTTTGCTTTAGTTTCTAATAAACCAATATCTTTTTTTGGAGGTATTGATAAGAATGGAATAATTAAGGAAAGAAATCATGATTTATATGGCATGGATATAACTGGAAAAATCTTAGTATTTCCAAGAGGAAAAGGAAGTACTGTTGGATCTTATATAATTTATCAACTTAAGAAAAATGGTCATGCTCCAGCTGGAATAATAAATATAGAAACAGAGCCTATAATTGCTATTGGATGTATAATAGCTGAAATTCCTCTTATAGATAAACTTGAAGTCAATCCTATAACTAACATAAAAACAGGAGATTATGTAATAATAGATGGAAAAAATGGATTTGTTAAAATAAGGAGGTAA
- a CDS encoding HD domain-containing protein, whose translation MNKAWGMIKDPVHGFVHIYKIEKDVIDTLPLQRLRRIKQLVFVDLVYPGANHTRFEHSIGVMHLAGMVCKALPIDINNEEIQMIRLSALFHDLGHGPFSHTFESILIKKLNKTHEDLTPWIIKGTELKDILESYGFSVEDIAELSIGKWKKGRKFFNQIISSAIDVDKMDFLVRDTHHTGAEYGKVDIHRLIYTMNVIDDNLLIDSSAIPTLEAFLIARLESFKAIYFHKTARAAQILLVKALEAADEELGICSFKSPEEYVKMDDYSIWYLLKQCNKSSKIMEAIEKRQLLKCSYERELKVEDKTLASLINLESIRKRLEEEIANIAGISNEEVFIDTPTLPSIPYKHALDFDPMEIPILDIEENKKRVLKATEISKTIEVLRGFLNIVRVYTYPQYREKVREAAEKVLGGIPNSARVSY comes from the coding sequence GTGAATAAAGCATGGGGAATGATTAAAGATCCTGTACATGGTTTTGTTCATATATACAAAATTGAAAAAGATGTTATTGATACATTACCTCTTCAAAGATTAAGAAGAATTAAACAATTAGTTTTTGTAGATTTAGTATATCCTGGAGCAAATCATACTAGATTTGAACATTCTATTGGAGTGATGCACTTAGCTGGAATGGTTTGTAAAGCTCTTCCAATAGATATTAATAATGAAGAAATTCAAATGATAAGACTTTCTGCTCTTTTTCATGATTTAGGTCATGGTCCTTTTTCACATACTTTTGAAAGTATATTAATTAAAAAATTAAATAAAACTCATGAAGATTTAACTCCTTGGATTATTAAAGGTACGGAATTGAAAGATATTTTAGAAAGTTATGGATTTTCAGTAGAAGATATTGCTGAATTATCAATTGGAAAATGGAAAAAAGGAAGGAAATTCTTTAATCAAATTATAAGTAGTGCTATAGATGTAGATAAAATGGATTTCTTAGTTAGAGATACTCACCATACTGGTGCAGAATATGGAAAAGTAGATATTCATAGACTCATATATACAATGAATGTAATTGATGATAATTTACTTATTGATAGTTCAGCAATTCCTACACTTGAGGCATTTTTAATAGCAAGACTAGAATCTTTTAAAGCAATATATTTCCATAAAACAGCTAGAGCTGCTCAAATCCTTCTTGTAAAAGCTTTAGAAGCAGCTGATGAAGAATTAGGAATATGTAGTTTTAAATCTCCAGAAGAATATGTAAAAATGGATGATTATAGTATATGGTATTTATTAAAACAATGTAATAAATCAAGTAAAATTATGGAAGCTATTGAAAAAAGACAATTATTAAAATGTTCTTATGAAAGAGAATTAAAAGTAGAAGATAAAACATTAGCTAGTTTAATAAATTTAGAAAGTATTAGAAAAAGATTAGAAGAAGAAATAGCAAATATTGCAGGCATAAGTAATGAAGAAGTATTTATAGATACGCCTACTCTTCCATCAATTCCTTATAAACATGCTCTTGATTTTGATCCTATGGAAATTCCAATTCTTGATATTGAAGAAAATAAAAAAAGAGTATTAAAAGCTACGGAAATTTCTAAAACTATAGAAGTTTTAAGAGGTTTTTTAAATATTGTAAGAGTTTATACCTATCCTCAATATAGAGAAAAAGTAAGAGAAGCTGCAGAAAAAGTTCTTGGAGGAATTCCAAATTCAGCTAGAGTTTCTTATTAA
- the tmk gene encoding dTMP kinase, whose amino-acid sequence MKGFFITIDGIDGAGGSTQVKMLVNKLNELGYSAIETKEPNPEGPIEPIIRELIKEPLLSPELEALLFAADRIYHVEKFIKPWLMEGKIIVSDRYLESSIAYQTSQGLEEDWILLINRGVIKPDLSIILDINPEISLKRKIIKDRYENVEFLNKVRRKFLERAHKMGYKIVNAEKSILEVHEEILKIVIEALNKKL is encoded by the coding sequence ATGAAAGGATTTTTCATTACAATAGATGGAATAGATGGAGCTGGAGGATCTACTCAAGTAAAAATGTTAGTTAATAAGCTTAATGAATTAGGTTATTCAGCAATAGAAACAAAAGAGCCAAATCCAGAAGGGCCAATAGAACCAATAATTAGAGAATTAATAAAAGAACCTTTATTATCTCCTGAGCTTGAGGCTTTGCTTTTTGCTGCAGATAGAATTTATCATGTAGAAAAATTTATAAAACCTTGGTTAATGGAGGGGAAAATTATAGTTAGTGATAGATATTTAGAATCTTCTATAGCATATCAAACTAGTCAAGGTCTTGAAGAAGATTGGATATTATTAATAAATAGAGGGGTAATTAAACCTGATTTATCAATAATTTTAGATATTAATCCTGAAATCTCACTTAAAAGAAAAATAATAAAAGATAGATATGAAAATGTAGAATTTCTTAATAAAGTAAGAAGAAAATTTCTTGAGAGAGCTCATAAAATGGGTTATAAAATAGTTAATGCTGAAAAATCTATTTTAGAAGTTCATGAAGAAATTCTTAAAATAGTAATTGAAGCTCTTAATAAGAAACTCTAG
- a CDS encoding ERCC4 domain-containing protein, which produces MQSILPNFINKKEREEEILIIVDYREQNSIVVKELINLGAKIEYANLPVGDYLISEEIIIERKTFNDFINSIIDKRLFEQAKLLSQYYNKPIIIIEGRNQIFRNISEEAIRGAMISIIIDFNLPILWSRDSLETAKFIITLAKREKKDDLRTIFLKDRRRARTPDEEREYIVASLPMVELATAKRLLSYFGSVEKVFTASESELMKVKGIGPKKAKRIRSIIAGPYGAKSSSDVTSPLNQLKKK; this is translated from the coding sequence TTGCAAAGTATTTTACCAAATTTTATTAATAAAAAAGAAAGAGAAGAAGAAATTTTAATTATAGTAGATTATAGAGAACAAAATTCTATAGTTGTAAAAGAATTGATTAATTTAGGTGCTAAAATAGAATATGCAAATCTTCCAGTGGGAGATTATCTTATATCTGAAGAAATTATAATAGAAAGAAAGACTTTTAATGATTTTATTAATTCTATAATAGATAAACGTTTATTTGAACAAGCTAAATTACTTTCACAATATTATAATAAACCAATTATAATTATTGAAGGAAGAAATCAAATATTTCGTAATATAAGTGAAGAAGCTATAAGAGGGGCAATGATATCAATAATTATAGATTTTAATTTACCAATTTTATGGTCAAGGGATTCTCTTGAAACTGCAAAATTTATAATTACATTAGCTAAAAGAGAGAAAAAAGATGATTTAAGAACAATATTTTTAAAAGATAGAAGAAGAGCAAGAACTCCAGATGAAGAAAGAGAATATATAGTTGCAAGTCTTCCTATGGTTGAATTAGCTACTGCAAAAAGACTTTTATCTTATTTTGGAAGTGTTGAAAAAGTATTTACAGCTAGTGAAAGTGAATTAATGAAAGTTAAAGGAATAGGTCCAAAAAAAGCTAAACGTATTAGAAGTATTATTGCAGGACCTTATGGAGCTAAATCTTCTTCTGACGTAACTTCTCCTTTAAATCAATTAAAGAAGAAATAG
- a CDS encoding Sjogren's syndrome/scleroderma autoantigen 1 family protein — translation MRNEVIKKSAELLRAGATMLNEVCPECKIPLFKLKGGEVICPSCNRKVIFVKTDEEEKALLEMFKISELEEGISKKIEELKEKMLNAKDPEEMDKIARTISSLIDLKEKLRQKKI, via the coding sequence ATGCGTAATGAAGTTATTAAAAAAAGTGCAGAATTACTTAGAGCTGGAGCAACTATGTTAAATGAAGTATGTCCAGAGTGTAAAATACCATTATTTAAATTAAAAGGTGGAGAAGTAATATGCCCTAGTTGTAATAGAAAAGTAATATTTGTTAAAACAGATGAAGAAGAAAAAGCATTATTAGAAATGTTTAAAATTTCTGAATTGGAAGAAGGAATTTCTAAAAAAATAGAAGAATTAAAAGAAAAAATGTTAAATGCAAAAGATCCTGAAGAAATGGACAAAATTGCTAGAACTATTTCTTCTTTAATTGATTTAAAGGAGAAGTTACGTCAGAAGAAGATTTAG
- a CDS encoding UPF0147 family protein, giving the protein MSSQKLAQAIAILQRIVEDTGVPRNIRRAASEAIKILQSSTYSNAVRASNAISILEECSQDPNMPLFARTAIWQAISILEQVTD; this is encoded by the coding sequence ATGAGTTCTCAAAAATTAGCTCAAGCAATTGCCATACTCCAAAGAATTGTAGAAGATACAGGAGTGCCTAGGAATATAAGAAGAGCAGCTTCTGAAGCTATAAAAATTCTTCAAAGTAGTACTTATAGTAATGCTGTTAGAGCTTCAAATGCAATAAGTATACTTGAAGAATGTAGTCAAGATCCTAATATGCCTTTATTTGCAAGAACAGCAATTTGGCAAGCAATTAGTATATTAGAACAAGTTACAGATTAA
- the pyrE gene encoding orotate phosphoribosyltransferase, giving the protein MKNEFSKFLLDVGAVKFGNFKLKSGRISPYFIDIGAIKEGKDLAKLGEFYAKSIMELKIDFDVIFGPSYKGIPIAISTAIALSNIFGISKRIAFNRKEIKNYGEGGVIIGEVKSGDRVIILDDVITTGKTKEDIIQLLHSINNVKILFILIAVDRMEKSNGKYKATKEFELKYGIPVKSIVNIKDIANFALKNKIITEKEMENILNYLKEYGGEEN; this is encoded by the coding sequence TTGAAGAATGAATTTTCTAAATTTCTTTTAGATGTAGGAGCTGTAAAATTTGGAAATTTTAAATTAAAAAGTGGTAGAATTTCTCCTTATTTTATAGATATTGGAGCTATAAAAGAAGGAAAAGATTTAGCAAAACTTGGAGAATTTTATGCTAAAAGTATAATGGAATTAAAAATAGATTTTGATGTAATTTTTGGACCATCTTATAAAGGAATTCCCATAGCTATTTCCACAGCCATAGCTTTAAGTAATATATTTGGAATTTCGAAAAGAATTGCTTTTAACAGAAAAGAAATAAAAAATTATGGAGAAGGAGGAGTAATAATAGGTGAAGTAAAAAGTGGAGATAGAGTAATAATTTTAGATGATGTAATAACAACTGGAAAAACAAAAGAAGATATTATTCAATTACTTCATTCAATAAATAATGTGAAAATATTATTCATTCTAATTGCAGTAGATAGAATGGAAAAAAGTAATGGAAAATATAAAGCTACAAAAGAATTTGAATTGAAATATGGAATTCCTGTAAAATCCATAGTAAATATAAAAGATATAGCTAATTTTGCATTAAAAAATAAAATTATTACAGAAAAAGAAATGGAGAATATTCTCAATTATTTAAAAGAATATGGAGGAGAGGAAAATTAA